From a single Hypomesus transpacificus isolate Combined female chromosome 14, fHypTra1, whole genome shotgun sequence genomic region:
- the flna gene encoding filamin-A isoform X3 yields the protein MSSAHPRLHQSAAPAPNALSPDKDADMPATEKDLAEDAPWKKIQQNTFTRWSNEHLKCVNKRIANLQTDLGDGLRLIGLLEVLSQKKMFRKYNQRPTFRQMQLENVSVALEFLDRENIKLVSIDSKAIVDGNLKLILGLIWTLILHYSISMPMWDEDEETEESRQKTPKQRLLGWIQNKVPEMPITNFSRDWQSGRALGALVDSCAPGLCPDWDQWDQTKPVDNAREAMQQADDWLGIPQVITPEEIVDPNVDEHSVMTYLSQFPKSKLKPGAPLRPKLNPKKARAYGPGVEPMGNVVMKKAVFTVETISAGMGEVLVYVEDPAGHREEAKVTANNDKNRTYSVFYVPKVTGMHKVTVLFAGQNISKSPFEVEVGMAQGDSSKATAQGPGLEPTGNIANKTTYFDVYTAGAGVGEVEVVVLDPAGSREAVACVVEDKGNSSYRCTYKPSQEGAHSIYVTFAGGQISKSPFTIHVGEACNPSLCQAKGRGLQPKGLRVKETADFRVYTRGAGTGDLKVSIKGPKGLEEPCKRQDLGDGIYGFEYYPTTPGTYSITITWGGQHIPRSPLEVKVGAEAGSQKVRAWGPGLEGGVVGKSADFVVEAVGDNVGTLGFSVEGPSQAKIECDDKGDGSCDVRYWPMEAGEYAVHVLCNGEDIQHSPYMADITTAPGKDFHPDRVKAFGPGLQSSGVAVGKPAEFTVDAKLGGKAPLKVTAQDADGTPVEVQVKDNGNGTYSCSYTPRKPLKHTIMVSWGGVNIPDSPFRMAIGAGCHPNKVKVSGPGVAKTGLKAFEPTLFTVDCAEAGQGDISIGIKCAPGVVGPAEADIDFDIIRNDNDTFTVKYTPPGAGSYTIMVLFADQTIPMTPIRIKVDPSHDASKVKAEGPGLSRTGVELNKPTSFTVNTKAAGQARLGAVFSGPSKADAIKDLEIINNNDNTHTVKYTPVQQGQMGVAVTYGGDPIPKSPFSVAVAPSLDLSKINVTGLGQKMTVGRDQEVTVKSKGAGGQGKVEAKVIGPSGKPVSSKVESGLSPETKQLKFIPREAGPYQVELTYDGAPIPGSPFSSTAYPPTDPSKVHTHTHLHSPPRYTHTHSHSPPRYTHTHSHSPPRYTHTHTHSPPRYTHTHTHTALQGTHTHSHSPPRYTHTLTQPSKVHTHTHTQPSKVHTPKVTLPLQVRCSGPGLERAKVGETGEFVVDCTNAGPAELTIEIISDGGTEAEVRIQDNGDGTYTITYIPLSPGCYTVTIRYGGQDVPSFPARLTVEPAVDASAVRVFGPGVEGKGVFREATTEFTVDARALTQTGGDHIKTVISNPSGSLTDASLTDRQDGTYTVEYTPYEEGPHSVAVAYDGSPVPKSPFRVPVTEGCDPARVRVHGPGLQSGITNKPNKFTVETRGAGTGGLGLAVEGPSEAKMSCTDNKDGSCSVEYVPYEPGTYHLNITYGGQPIAGSPFAVPVSDTVDSSKVRCQGPGLGSNVRANVPQAFSVDASKAGHAPLQVHVQGPKGLVEPVEVVDNGDQTHTVNYVPTREGPYSINVLYNEEEVPRSPYKLKVLPTHDASKVRCSGPGLNTSGVPASLPVEFTIDAKDAGEGLLAVQITDPEGKPKKASIRDNQDGTYLVSYVPDMTGRYTILIKYGGDEIPYSPYRIRALPSGDASKCSVTVSIGGHGLGAGVGPTIQMGEQTVITVDAKAAGKGKVTCSVSTPEGVELDVDVVENADGTFDIFYTAPQPGDYCICLRFGGEHIPNSPFQVTATDRPMGMNGLDVAGLRPFDLVIPFTIQKGEITGDVRMPSGKVAKPDITDNKDGTVTVKYAPTEPGLHQMDIKYDSIHIPGSPLQFFVDYINSGNVNAYGPGLIHGTVNKPAAFTVNTKDAGEGGLSLAIEGPSKADISCVDNQDGTCSVSYLPVLPGDYSILVKYNDKHIPGSPFSARITGDESMRMSQLKVGSTADIPLDIGELDLSQLTASLTTPSGREEPCLLKMLRNGHVGVSFVPKETGEHLVNIKKNGRHIPSSPIAVMISQSEIGDASRVRVSGQGLSEARTFEPAEFIIDTRDAGYGGLSLSIEGPSKVDINTEDQEDGTCKITYCPTEPGHYIINIKFADQHVPGSAFSVKVTGEGRMKESITRRRKAASVANVGSHCDLSLKIPEISLADMTAQVTSPSGQVHKADIMEGDNNTYCIRFVPTETGVHTVCVKYAGVHVPGSPFQFTVGPLGEGGAHKVRAGGPGLERAEAAVPAEFSIWTREAGAGGLSIAVEGPSKAEIAFEDRKDGSSGVSYIVQEPGDYEVSIRFNEEHIPDSPFLVPVATPSSDARRLTVASLQESGLKVNQPASFAVSLNGAKGVIDAKVHSPSGALEECVVTEIDQDKYAVRFIPRENGLYLIDVKFNSSHIPGSPFKIRVGEMGQAGDPGMVSAYGPGLEGGTTGSACEFVVNTSSAGPGALAVTIDGPSKVKMDCVECPEGYRVTYTPMAPGNYLISIKYGGSYHIVGSPFKAKITGSKLVSSHSMHETSSVLVEPTSRSFSSRQQEAPSQSDASKVTAKGLGLNKAFIGQKNNFSVDCSTAGRNMLLVGVDGPKLPCEEVLVKHLGGRVYNVSYQLKEKGEYILVVKWGDEHIPGSPYHITV from the exons ATGAGCAGCGCGCACCCCCGCCTCCACCAGAGCGCCGCGCCCGCTCCCAACGCTCTCTCCCCGGACAAGGACGCAGACATGCCCGCAACGGAGAAGGACCTGGCCGAGGACGCGCCGTGGAAGAAGATCCAGCAGAACACGTTCACCCGCTGGTCTAACGAGCACCTGAAATGCGTCAACAAACGGATCGCGAACCTGCAGACCGACCTAGGAGATGGGCTCCGGCTCATCGGGCTCCTAGAAGTCCTGTCGCAGAAGAAGATGTTTAGAAAGTACAACCAGCGGCCCACCTTCAGACAGATGCAGCTGGAGAATGTGTCCGTGGCTCTCGAGTTTCTGGACCGGGAAAACATCAAGCTGGTGTCCATAG ATTCCAAGGCCATCGTGGATGGGAACCTGAAGCTGATCCTGGGTCTGATCTGGACCCTGATCCTGCACTACTCCATCTCCATGCCCATGtgggacgaggacgaggagacggaggagagcCGGCAGAAGACCCCCAAGCAGAGGCTCCTGGGGTGGATCCAGAACAAGGTCCCGGAGATGCCCATCACCAACTTCAGCAGGGACTGGCAGAGTGGCCGTGCTCTGGGGGCTCTGGTGGACAGCTGTGCTCCCG GTCTATGTCCTGACTGGGACCAGTGGGACCAGACCAAGCCAGTGGACAACGCCCGCGAGGCCATGCAGCAGGCTGATGATTGGCTGGGGATCCCTCAG GTGATCACCCCAGAGGAGATTGTCGACCCCAACGTGGACGAGCACTCGGTCATGACCTACCTGTCTCAGTTCCCCAAGTCCAAGCTGAAGCCAGGAGCTCCGCTCCGCCCCAAACTCAACCCCAAGAAGGCTCGTGCCTACGGacccg gtgtgGAGCCGATGGGGAACGTGGTGATGAAGAAGGCTGTGTTCACCGTGGAAACCATCAGCGCTGGGATGGGGGAGGTGCTGGTGTATGTGGAGGACCCTgcaggacacagagaggag GCTAAAGTGACGGCCAACAACGATAAGAACCGAACCTACTCCGTCTTCTATGTCCCCAAAGTCACCGGCATGCACAAG GTGACGGTGCTGTTCGCGGGCCAGAACATCTCCAAGAGCCCGTttgaggtggaggtgggcatGGCCCAGGGGGATTCGAGCAAGGCTACCGCCCAGGGCCCCGGCCTGGAGCCTACTGGGAACATTGCCAACAAGACCACTTACTTTGATGTCTACaccgcag gggcgggggtgggggaggtggaggtggtggtgctggaccctgcagggagcagggaggctGTGGCCTGTGTGGTGGAAGACAAGGGCAACAGCAGCTACCGCTGCACCTACAAACCCAGCCAGGAGGGGGCGCATTCCATCTATGTCACCTTCGCTGGGGGGCAGATCAGCAAGAGCCCCTTCACTATCCATGTGGGAGAGG cctgtaACCCCAGCCTGTGCCAGGCCAAGGGGCGTGGCCTGCAGCCAAAGGGCCTGAGGGTGAAGGAGACAGCAGACTTCAGGGTCTACACCCGAGGAGCCGGCACCGGGGATCTCAAGGTCTCCATCAAGGGCCCCA aggGTCTGGAGGAGCCCTGTAAGAGGCAGGACCTAGGTGATGGGATATATGGGTTTGAGTACTACCCCACCACCCCGGGCACCTACAGCATCACCATCACCTGGGGAGGGCAGCACATCCCCCGCAG ccccctggaggTGAAGGTGGGGGCGGAGGCAGGATCCCAGAAGGTGCGAGCCTGGGGGCCGGGTCTAGAGGGGGGCGTGGTCGGGAAGTCAGCTGACTTTGTGGTCGAGGCCGTGGGGGACAACGTAGGCACACTCG ggttctCTGTGGAGGGGCCATCCCAGGCTAAGATAGAGTGTGATGATAAGGGGGACGGCTCGTGTGACGTGCGCTACTGGCCCATGGAGGCGGGGGAGTACGCGGTGCACGTGCTCTGCAACGGAGAGGACATCCAGCACTCGCCCTACATGGCCGACATCACCACCGCCCCCGGCAAGGACTTCCACCCTGACAgg gtgaaggCGTTTGGCCCAGGCCTCCAGAGCAGTGGTGTGGCGGTGGGGAAGCCAGCAGAGTTCACCGTGGATGCTAAGCTGGGGGGCAAAGCTCCCCTCAAGGTCACcgcccag gatgcaGATGGGACCCCTGTGGAGGTTCAGGTGAAAGACAATGGGAATGGGACCTACAGCTGCAGCTACACACCTCGCAAGCCCCTCAAACACACCATCATGGTGTCCTGGGGCGGGGTCAACATCCCAGACAGCCCCTTCAGA atggCCATCGGAGCGGGCTGCCACCCTAACAAGGTGAAGGTGTCTGGACCGGGCGTGGCCAAGACCGGCCTGAAGGCCTTTGAGCCCACACTGTTCACTGTGGACtgtgctgaggctggacaag gagacatCAGTATAGGGATCAAGTGTGCTCCGGGGGTGGTGGGGCCGGCGGAGGCAGACATCGACTTTGACATCATCAGGAACGACAACGACACGTTCACCGTCAAGTACACGCCCCCTGGAGCTGGCAGCTACACCATCATGGTGCTGTTCGCTGACCag ACTATCCCCATGACTCCCATCAGGATCAAGGTGGACCCGTCACATGACGCCAGCAAGGTGAAGGCTGAGGGCCCTGGACTGAGCCgcactg GCGTGGAGCTCAACAAGCCCACCAGCTTCACGGTGAACACCAAGGCTGCAGGCCAGGCTCGTCTGGGTGCTGTGTTCAGCGGACCCTCCAAAGCCGACGCCATCAAAGACCTGGAGATCATCAACAACaacgacaacacacacaccgtcaagTACACGCCCGTGCAACAG GGTCAGATGGGCGTGGCCGTGACCTACGGAGGAGACCCTATACCCAAGAGCCCCTTCTCTGTTGCCGTGGCGCCCAGCCTGGACCTCAGCAAGATCAACGTGACGGGGCTGGGACAGA AGATGACAGTTGGCAGGGACCAGGAAGTGACTGTGAAGTCGAAGGGGGCGGGAGGACAGGGCAAGGTGGAGGCCAAGGTGATTGGTCCATCAGGAAAGCCGGTGTCCAGTAAG GTGGAGTCAGGGCTGAGCCCAGAGACCAAGCAGCTGAAGTTCATCCCCCGGGAGGCGGGGCCCTACCAGGTGGAGCTGACCTATGACGGAGCTCCCATCCCGGGATCCCCCTTCAGCTCCACGGCTTACCCTCCCACAGAcccctccaaggtacacacacacacacacttacacagccctccaaggtacacacacacacactcacacagccctccaaggtacacacacacacactcacacagccctccaaggtacacacacacacacacacacagccctccaaggtacacacacacacacactcacacagccctccaaggtacacacacacactcacacagccctccaaggtacacacacacactcacacagccctccaaggtacacacacacacacacacacagccctccaaggtacacacacccaAGGTAACCCTGCCCCTCCAGGTGCGCTGCTCAGGCCCTGGTCTGGAGCGTGCCAAGgtgggggagacgggggagtTTGTGGTGGACTGTACCAACGCCGGCCCGGCTGAGCTCACCATTGAGATCATCTCCGACGGCGGCACGGAGGCAGAGGTCCGTATCCAGGACAACGGGGACGGCACCTACACCATCACCTACATCCCCCTGAGTCCCGGCTGCTACACGGTCACCATCCGCTACGGGGGGCAGGACGTGCCCAGCTTCCCCGCACGCCTCACCGTGGAGCCCGCCGTGGACGCCAGCGCGGTCCGGGTGTTCGGCCCGGGGGTGGAGGGCaaag GCGTGTTTCGCGAGGCAACCACTGAGTTCACGGTGGATGCGCGAGCGCTGACGCAGACTGGAGGAGACCACATCAAGACAGTGATCAGCAACCCCTCCGGCAGCCTGACAGACGCCAGCCTCACAGACCGCCAAGACGGCACCTACACTGTGGAGTACACGCCCTacgaggagg gacccCACAGTGTGGCAGTAGCATATGACGGGTCCCCGGTGCCCAAGTCTCCGTTCCGTGTACCGGTGACGGAGGGCTGTGACCcggcgcgtgtgcgtgtgcacggcCCGGGCCTGCAGAGCGGCATCACCAACAAGCCCAACAAGTTCACCGTGGAAACTCG cggGGCAGGTACggggggtctgggtctggctgtGGAGGGACCGTCAGAGGCTAAGATGTCCTGCACTGACAACAAGGACGGAAGCTGCAGCGTGGAGTACGTCCCTTATGAACCTGGAACCTACCACCTCAACATCACCTATGGAGGCCAGCCCATAGCAG GGAGTCCGTTTGCGGTGCCGGTGAGTGACACGGTGGACAGCAGCAAGGTGAGGTGTCAGGGCCCGGGGCTGGGCAGCAACGTGAGGGCCAACGTCCCTCAGGCCTTCAGCGTGGACGCCTCCAAGGCTGGCCACGCCCCACTGCAGGTCCACGTGCAGGGGCCcaaag gtttGGTGGAGCCAGTGGAGGTGGTGGATAATGGAGACCAGACTCACACAGTGAACTACGTCCCCACCAGAGAGGGCCCCTACTCCATCAACGTCCTGTACAACGAGGAGGAGGTCCcacgcag tccttACAAGCTGAAGGTGCTGCCCACTCATGATGCCAGTAAGGTGCGCTGCAGTGGGCCTGGTCTCAACACCAGCGGGGTGCCCGCCTCCCTGCCTGTCGAGTTCACCATCGACGCCAAGGATGCTGGGGAGGGCCTGCTGGCCGTGCAGATCAct GACCCAGAGGGGAAGCCTAAGAAGGCCAGTATCCGTGACAACCAGGATGGGACGTACCTGGTGTCGTATGTTCCAGACATGACGGGCCGCTACACCATCCTGATCAAGTACGGAGGAGACGAGATCCCCTACTCCCCCTACCGCATCAGAGCCCTGCCCAGTGGGGACGCCAGCAAGTGCTCtgtcacag TCTCGATCGGCGGTCACGGTCTGG GGGCGGGCGTGGGCCCCACCATCCAGATGGGGGAGCAGACGGTCATCACTGTGGACGCTAAGGCTGCTGGGAAGGGCAAGGTGACGTGCAGCGTGAGCACACCCGAGGGGGTGGAGCTAGACGTGGATGTGGTGGAGAATGCAGACGGGACGTTTGACATCTTCTACACGGCGCCGCAGCCTGGAGACTACTGCATCTGCCTGCGCTTCGGAGGAGAACACATCCCCAACTCCCCCTTCCAGGTCACG GCAACAGACCGGCCAATGGGGATGAACGGTCTGGATGTGGCAGGATTGAGACCGTTTGATCTGGTCATCCCCTTCACCATCCAGAAGGGAGAGATCACAG GTGACGTGCGCATGCCGTCCGGTAAGGTGGCAAAGCCGGACATCACGGACAACAAGGACGGCACGGTGACGGTGAAGTACGCCCCCACTGAGCCGGGCCTGCACCAGATGGACATCAAGTACGACAGCATCCACatcccag gaAGCCCCCTCCAGTTCTTTGTGGACTACATCAACAGTGGGAACGTGAACGCCTACGGACCAGGCCTCATACATGGAACAGTCAACAAGCCTGCTGCCTTCACTGTCAACACCAAGGATGCAGGGGAGG gaggtctGTCCCTGGCGATCGAGGGCCCATCGAAGGCTGACATCAGCTGTGTGGACAACCAGGATGGTACCTGCAGTGTGTCCTACCTGCCTGTGCTGCCAGGAGACTACAGCATCCTGGTCAAGTACAACGACAAGCACATCCCTGGGAGCCCCTTCTCAGCCCGCATcacag GTGACGAGTCCATGAGGATGTCCCAGCTGAAGGTGGGCTCAACTGCTGATATCCCACTGGACATCGGGGAGCTGGACCTGAGTCAGCTGACCGCCTCCCTGACCACGCCCTCCGGACGGGAGGAACCCTGCCTTCTCAAGATGCTCCGCAACGGACACGTCG gCGTCTCGTTCGTTCCCAAGGAGACCGGGGAGCACCTGGTGAACATCAAGAAGAACGGCCGCCACATTCCAAGCAGCCCTATCGCCGTGAtgatcagccaatcagagatcgGGGATGCCAGCCGGGTGCGTGTGAGTGGCCAGGGCCTGAGCGAGGCCAGGACCTTCGAGCCGGCCGAGTTCATCATCGATACACGTGacgcag gttacGGGGGTCTGAGTCTGTCCATCGAGGGGCCTAGCAAGGTGGACATCAACACAGAGGACCAGGAGGACGGAACCTGCAAGATCACCTACTGCCCCACCGAGCCAGGACACTACATTATCAACATCAAGTTCGCTGACCAGCACGTGCCAG ggaGTGCTTTCTCTGTCAAGGTGACCGGAGAGGGCAGGATGAAGGAGAGCATCaccaggaggaggaaggcagcCTCAGTCGCCAATGTGGGGAGCCACTGTGACCTCAGCCTCAAGATCCCAG agatcAGCCTAGCAGACATGACGGCCCAGGTGACCAGTCCGTCGGGGCAGGTCCACAAGGCCGACATCATGGAAGGAGACAACAACACCTACTGCATCCGCTTCGTTCCCACGGAGACCGGCGTGCACACCGTGTGTGTGAAGTACGCGGGCGTGCACGTGCCCGGGAGCCCCTTCCAGTTCACCGTGGGGCCcctgggagagggtggggccCACAAGGTCCGGGCTGGGGGGCCCGGTCTGGAGAGGGCTGAGGCTGCAGTGCCAG CCGAGTTCAGTATCTGGACGCGAGAGGCGGGTGCGGGGGGGCTGAGTATCGCGGTGGAGGGACCCAGCAAGGCAGAGATCGCCTTCGAGGACCGCAAGGACGGGTCCAGTGGAGTCTCCTACATCGTCCAGGAGccag gagaCTACGAGGTATCGATCCGTTTCAACGAGGAGCACATCCCAGACAGCCCCTTCCTGGTTCCCGTGGCAACGCCCTCCTCCGACGCCCGTCGCCTCACTGTTGCCAGTCTCCAG GAGTCGGGTCTGAAGGTGAACCAGCCGGCCTCGTTCGCCGTGAGTCTGAACGGAGCGAAGGGGGTGATCGACGCCAAGGTGCACAGCCCCTCCGGAGCCCTGGAGGAGTGTGTCGTCACAGAGATAGACCAAG aTAAGTATGCGGTGCGCTTCATCCCCAGAGAGAACGGTCTATATCTGATCGATGTGAAGTTCAACAGCAGCCATATCCCAGGCAGCCCCTTCAAGATCCGTGTGGGGGAGATGGGCCAGGCAGGAGACCCAGGCATGGTGTCTGCATACGGGcctgggctggagggaggaaccACAG GCTCAGCGTGTGAGTTTGTGGTGAACACCAGCAGCGCGGGCCCCGGGGCCCTGGCTGTCACCATCGACGGCCCCTCCAAGGTGAAGATGGACTGTGTGGAGTGTCCTGAGGGCTACAGGGTCACCTACACCCCCATGGCCCCTGGCAACTACCTCATCTCCATCAAGTACGGAGGCTCCTACCACATCGTAGGAAGCCCCTTCAAGGCCAAGATCACTG gctcTAAGCTGGTGTCCAGCCACAGCATGCATGAGACGTCCTCTGTGCTGGTGGAGCCGACCAGCCGCAGTTTCAGCAGCCGCCAGCAGGAGGCGCCCAGCCAGTCAGACGCCAGCAAGGTCACGGCCAAGGGCCTGGGGCTAAACAAGGCCTTCATCGGGCAGAAGAACAACTTCAGTGTCGACTGCAGCacagcag gtcgTAACATGCTGCTGGTGGGGGTGGATGGTCCTAAGCTCCCCTGTGAGGAGGTGTTGGTGAAGCACCTGGGGGGCCGTGTGTACAACGTGAGCTACCAGCTGAAGGAGAAGGGGGAATACATCCTGGTGGTCAAGTGGGGTGACGAGCACATCCCTGGAAGCCCCTACCACATCACTGTCTAG